Proteins encoded by one window of Paenibacillus urinalis:
- a CDS encoding UvrD-helicase domain-containing protein has protein sequence MYSVNPIFHLRPLGVTGNSRLPRAKPAPDQTSIELVSDREKDAYFFRSLEQAGILLNAPQIKAVRHGKGPLLTLAGAGCGKTTVLTSRTGYLIQVANVPAGSILLVTFTSKAAGEMKSRIAAIPGIRPAAARAVQARTFHSFALMLLRHYGMTEDIFGDTKAQHTIIKMIQRKHGLSDAFQPESLLSSLSAWKMEGKTADELPDASREERETKQILLGYEAWKKERHKMDFDDILLHANRLLSDPHILRPLQQRFQYIMVDEFQDTNGLQYEIVRKLAAAHRNLMVVGDDDQTIYTFNGAKQEVILEFDKLYPGASVITLDINYRSDAHILGLGTEIIKHNKKRRYKRLVSAGKQGSQPLYATPSGVEEEASWIVGHLQEQIENGQHSYKDIAILHRTASSSRAIFEQLVLKDVPFIQHGAGPVFYDQSLVKPLMDHLRLSLNPRNFEAIPSTLGPLYISRDAGLLYLDQQEKQQPKKYPLIHFTRWEQLKPFQQEAVKERIKLIKMLKSMTPLAAIQEMRRQFYDSYMESGDPSIYTHYRETILETLDELEAAVKRFETVESFVAFADELTRRHKEMESLQAASDSDAVQLMTIHRAKGLEFPIVYLIGASEGILPHSSALTKEAPEDRKAALNTGASSTEVEEALLEEERRLAYVAVTRAKKQLYITSPASQHGKPAPVSRFLLEAFGIKDSQEQRGPVSERKAYTKDHSRSKEKEHSRSDRSSHQRMETVPVWSCTSSSCPAWIRQHPAQGTSKPSNKPPSCPLCKSAMEKSMREVPAIPKHYR, from the coding sequence ATGTATAGTGTGAACCCCATTTTTCATCTGCGTCCGCTAGGTGTTACCGGAAATTCAAGATTACCGCGAGCCAAGCCTGCTCCGGATCAGACAAGTATTGAGCTTGTGTCTGACAGGGAGAAGGATGCTTACTTCTTCAGGTCGCTTGAGCAGGCAGGTATCCTGCTGAATGCTCCACAGATCAAGGCTGTACGACACGGCAAGGGGCCGCTCCTGACACTTGCTGGCGCAGGCTGCGGCAAGACAACGGTGCTGACTTCCCGGACAGGCTATCTTATTCAGGTCGCTAATGTCCCGGCCGGTAGTATACTGCTCGTCACGTTTACGAGCAAGGCAGCCGGCGAGATGAAATCAAGAATTGCGGCCATTCCCGGTATTCGTCCGGCAGCTGCCCGTGCGGTCCAAGCACGGACATTTCATTCCTTTGCGCTGATGCTGCTGCGTCACTATGGCATGACCGAAGATATTTTTGGCGATACCAAAGCCCAGCATACGATCATTAAGATGATTCAGCGCAAGCACGGACTTAGTGATGCCTTTCAGCCTGAGAGCCTGCTCTCCTCCCTATCCGCCTGGAAAATGGAGGGCAAAACCGCGGATGAGCTGCCGGACGCAAGCCGTGAGGAGCGGGAGACAAAGCAAATACTGCTCGGCTATGAAGCATGGAAGAAGGAACGTCACAAAATGGATTTTGACGACATCCTGCTTCATGCGAACCGGCTGCTGTCTGACCCTCACATCCTTCGTCCGCTTCAGCAGCGCTTTCAATATATTATGGTGGATGAATTTCAGGATACGAACGGATTACAGTACGAAATTGTACGCAAGCTGGCCGCAGCGCATCGGAATTTGATGGTCGTAGGAGATGATGACCAGACGATCTACACCTTCAACGGGGCTAAACAGGAGGTCATACTGGAATTCGACAAGCTGTACCCCGGCGCATCGGTCATTACGCTCGACATTAATTATCGCTCTGACGCCCACATCCTGGGGCTGGGTACCGAGATCATTAAGCATAATAAGAAACGCAGATATAAACGGCTTGTTTCTGCCGGCAAGCAAGGCTCGCAGCCCTTGTATGCAACTCCTTCCGGTGTAGAAGAGGAAGCCTCCTGGATCGTAGGTCATCTGCAGGAGCAGATTGAGAACGGACAGCATTCTTATAAGGATATCGCCATTCTGCATCGAACCGCGAGCAGCAGCCGCGCGATTTTTGAACAGCTTGTACTGAAGGATGTTCCGTTCATACAGCACGGTGCAGGACCGGTGTTCTACGATCAGAGCCTGGTCAAGCCGCTGATGGATCATCTCAGGTTGTCTCTCAATCCGCGGAATTTTGAGGCTATACCGAGCACACTGGGTCCTCTCTACATTTCCAGGGACGCGGGTCTGCTCTATCTAGATCAGCAGGAGAAGCAGCAGCCGAAGAAGTATCCATTGATCCATTTTACCCGTTGGGAACAGCTGAAGCCGTTTCAGCAGGAGGCCGTGAAGGAACGGATCAAGCTGATTAAGATGCTGAAGTCTATGACGCCGCTTGCCGCCATTCAGGAGATGAGAAGACAATTCTACGATTCCTATATGGAAAGTGGAGATCCAAGCATCTATACCCATTATCGTGAGACGATTCTTGAAACACTCGATGAGCTTGAAGCAGCAGTTAAGCGTTTTGAAACGGTGGAGAGCTTTGTGGCTTTTGCAGATGAGCTTACAAGACGGCACAAGGAAATGGAAAGCCTTCAGGCAGCAAGCGACAGCGACGCCGTACAGCTCATGACGATTCATCGGGCCAAAGGGCTTGAGTTCCCTATCGTCTACTTAATTGGAGCAAGTGAAGGGATCCTGCCGCACAGCTCTGCGCTCACGAAGGAAGCACCCGAGGATCGAAAGGCAGCTCTGAATACAGGTGCTTCCAGCACGGAGGTCGAGGAGGCTCTGCTTGAAGAGGAGCGCAGACTCGCCTATGTTGCGGTCACAAGAGCCAAGAAGCAGCTGTATATCACATCACCAGCAAGTCAGCACGGCAAGCCGGCCCCGGTGTCCAGATTTCTGCTGGAGGCGTTCGGCATTAAAGATTCGCAGGAACAGCGAGGGCCTGTGAGCGAGCGCAAAGCCTATACAAAGGACCATTCCCGATCCAAGGAGAAGGAGCACAGCCGCTCTGATCGATCTTCACATCAGCGGATGGAAACGGTGCCTGTATGGTCCTGCACTTCCAGCTCCTGTCCCGCCTGGATTAGACAGCATCCCGCTCAAGGTACGAGTAAGCCGTCTAACAAACCACCGTCCTGTCCTCTGTGCAAGTCGGCGATGGAGAAATCAATGCGCGAGGTCCCTGCCATACCCAAGCATTATAGATGA
- a CDS encoding zinc ribbon domain-containing protein has translation MNFLQRIKDGAGRATEKAQHAVEINKLNSQIANIKHEMSVNYTEMGRIFYEGYRAQDMSIAEQKMMELSEACDELQEEINELREKIAVLKNERVCVCGHVSDLDANFCPKCGRPLTPANTETYTSPAKPEAAAAEEVVAEEEKEELFPDLLLDDDVLPPDEEDYDLKDFLPEEKEEFDAEWERRRQEELQRERERQQELDERIRYWKENNEHVEAPVKTEVPRDSVKCQICASELPKGSKWCPHCGAEQI, from the coding sequence ATGAATTTTTTACAGCGAATTAAAGACGGGGCAGGCCGTGCAACGGAGAAGGCACAGCATGCCGTGGAAATCAACAAACTAAACTCACAAATTGCGAATATCAAACACGAAATGTCGGTGAATTATACAGAAATGGGCCGTATCTTCTATGAGGGTTACCGTGCTCAGGACATGTCGATCGCTGAACAGAAAATGATGGAGCTGTCAGAAGCATGTGACGAGCTGCAGGAAGAGATCAATGAGCTTCGTGAGAAGATCGCAGTACTTAAGAATGAGCGGGTCTGTGTATGTGGACATGTATCTGATCTGGATGCGAATTTCTGTCCGAAATGCGGTCGTCCGTTAACGCCTGCGAATACGGAGACTTATACGAGTCCGGCCAAACCGGAAGCTGCAGCAGCGGAAGAGGTTGTAGCGGAAGAGGAGAAGGAGGAGCTCTTCCCTGATCTGTTGCTGGATGATGATGTGCTGCCACCGGATGAAGAGGACTACGATCTGAAGGATTTCCTCCCGGAAGAGAAGGAAGAGTTTGACGCGGAGTGGGAACGCAGACGTCAAGAGGAACTGCAGCGGGAGCGAGAGAGACAGCAGGAGCTGGACGAGCGAATCCGTTACTGGAAAGAGAACAATGAGCACGTGGAAGCACCTGTCAAAACAGAGGTGCCGAGAGATAGTGTCAAATGTCAAATTTGCGCCTCCGAGCTGCCAAAAGGATCGAAATGGTGTCCGCATTGTGGTGCAGAGCAGATCTAA
- a CDS encoding TrmB family transcriptional regulator → MEQLLAHLKNLGFTEMESKIMVDLSRQGASSGYEVAKRLGASRSNIYAMLQRLNAEGYLHCSKGEPARYSMLTPEELTSKISDNVRQSLHFVERSMPRHHPGSPGFYNMEGDRQVLDTLLVRVAQAEKEIVIDMCPEEAALFHEELRAAEERGVRLLWSYDADSGEQYSMLPWDPFEPSAELCGRKFSFVIDRQWCMLGLRGEECITQALVTEHPLMVKLLLEYFAQELILYELEEDMGEELVRRYGRRFEHMMNKYVVER, encoded by the coding sequence ATGGAGCAGCTGCTTGCGCACCTTAAGAATCTGGGCTTTACAGAGATGGAATCCAAAATTATGGTTGATCTGTCCCGCCAGGGGGCTTCATCAGGGTATGAGGTAGCTAAGCGTCTTGGCGCTTCACGCTCGAATATATATGCGATGCTCCAGCGCTTGAATGCAGAAGGCTATCTTCATTGCAGCAAGGGGGAGCCGGCGAGATACAGCATGCTTACACCGGAAGAGCTGACCAGCAAGATTTCGGACAATGTGAGACAGTCGCTTCATTTTGTTGAGAGATCCATGCCAAGACATCATCCGGGATCTCCAGGCTTCTATAACATGGAGGGAGACCGCCAGGTGCTGGACACTTTATTGGTCCGGGTTGCTCAGGCAGAGAAGGAGATCGTCATTGATATGTGTCCAGAGGAGGCGGCTCTGTTCCATGAGGAGCTGAGAGCTGCAGAGGAACGGGGGGTTAGGCTGCTCTGGTCTTACGATGCCGATTCGGGGGAGCAGTATTCCATGCTCCCATGGGATCCCTTTGAGCCCTCGGCCGAGTTATGCGGACGGAAGTTTTCTTTTGTCATTGACCGGCAATGGTGCATGCTGGGACTTCGAGGGGAAGAATGCATTACACAGGCTCTCGTCACGGAGCATCCGTTGATGGTCAAGCTGCTGCTGGAGTATTTTGCGCAGGAATTGATTTTGTACGAATTAGAGGAAGATATGGGAGAGGAGCTGGTGAGACGTTATGGCCGGCGCTTCGAGCATATGATGAACAAATATGTTGTAGAGAGGTAA
- a CDS encoding NUDIX hydrolase yields MSEEQFDIYDPSGAHIGTAPRSEVHREGHWHKSFHCWLVRDTPQGRRVLFQKRTSSKDTFPSCYDITAAGHLTAGETIREAARELEEELGLRTDFDQLTPLFEITEEMRGEISGVSFIDREISHVFGYLSSWELTEYKLQASEVAGLYEADLTQMLHMFLGGPSDMTATGILYHEEDGHYAKVTETICPAQFVARPYSYYVSAFQKLQQL; encoded by the coding sequence ATGAGTGAAGAGCAGTTTGATATATACGATCCATCTGGTGCACACATCGGTACAGCACCGCGTTCTGAGGTTCACCGCGAAGGCCACTGGCATAAATCCTTTCACTGCTGGCTGGTGCGGGACACCCCTCAAGGTAGAAGGGTTCTGTTCCAGAAGCGGACGAGCAGCAAGGATACCTTTCCCTCCTGTTATGACATCACGGCTGCAGGCCATCTCACAGCTGGAGAAACCATTCGGGAGGCGGCCAGAGAGCTTGAAGAAGAGCTTGGCCTTCGTACCGATTTTGATCAGCTTACCCCTCTGTTTGAAATAACCGAAGAAATGAGAGGCGAAATATCAGGTGTCTCCTTCATCGATCGTGAGATCAGCCATGTATTCGGCTATCTTAGTTCATGGGAGCTGACAGAATACAAGCTGCAAGCCAGTGAGGTTGCGGGATTATATGAAGCAGATCTTACGCAGATGCTTCATATGTTCCTCGGCGGTCCAAGCGACATGACAGCAACCGGCATCCTCTATCATGAAGAAGACGGCCATTACGCCAAGGTTACAGAGACAATTTGTCCTGCGCAATTTGTTGCCCGCCCTTATTCCTATTACGTTTCTGCCTTCCAAAAGTTACAACAGCTATAG
- the mscL gene encoding large-conductance mechanosensitive channel protein MscL: protein MKKILNEFKEFAVRGNVIDLAVGVIIGGAFGKIVTSFVNDILMPPIGLLMGNKSFEQLFIPLERGVLTSEGSKYTTLAMAEADAIPVLKYGQFINVVLDFLIVAFCIFLFIKGINRLKRKKEEPAQPEPTTKACPYCLSDIPLAATRCAHCTSVLEVERSS from the coding sequence ATGAAGAAAATATTAAATGAATTCAAGGAGTTTGCCGTTCGCGGCAACGTCATTGATCTGGCCGTCGGGGTCATTATCGGAGGAGCATTTGGCAAAATCGTAACCTCGTTCGTTAATGACATTCTCATGCCGCCAATCGGACTTCTGATGGGGAACAAGAGCTTCGAGCAATTGTTCATTCCGCTGGAGCGAGGAGTACTGACCTCAGAAGGCAGCAAGTACACGACACTCGCCATGGCTGAGGCAGACGCCATCCCAGTGCTGAAGTATGGACAATTTATCAATGTCGTACTGGACTTTCTGATCGTGGCATTCTGTATCTTCCTGTTCATCAAAGGGATTAATCGGCTGAAGCGCAAAAAAGAGGAGCCCGCACAGCCGGAGCCGACAACGAAGGCCTGTCCTTACTGTCTCTCGGACATCCCGCTTGCCGCTACGCGCTGTGCTCACTGCACCTCTGTGCTGGAAGTGGAGAGATCTTCCTAG